From the genome of Hymenobacter sp. PAMC 26628, one region includes:
- a CDS encoding asparagine synthetase B, translating into MRHPRFLFSFWLLLAGLLGPLAARANHVLIPMDNTQKEALKAYGLAFWLLQREVPVDWLLNYRGGSFAFDVTPGAETELAARGVSYSVISEAQYSGILAEIADANANMDVMKLEKVPKIAVYTPKGKQPWDDAVTLVLEYAEIPYDKIYDDEILGGVLPKYDWLHLHHEDFTGQYGKFYATYRNYPWYQQQVRDAEAAAKRNNFGKVSQMKATVAVKMQEFIAGGGFLFAMCSATDSYDIALAGLGVDMVESMYDGDPADPQAQSKLNFNRCLAFQNFQLVRDPYRYEYSNIDMEPFERGLGEQNDYFQLFTFSAKYDPVPTMLTQNHEKVIKGFMGQTTAFRKSLVKSDVVVMGDTKQDGEVRYLHGTLGKGTWTFYGGHDPEDYQHLVGEEPTDLALHPNSPGYRLILNNVLFPAAKKKKQKT; encoded by the coding sequence ATGCGGCACCCGCGTTTTCTGTTTTCGTTTTGGCTGCTGCTGGCCGGCCTGCTGGGGCCCCTGGCGGCCCGCGCCAACCACGTACTCATCCCGATGGACAACACCCAGAAGGAAGCCCTGAAGGCCTACGGCCTGGCCTTCTGGCTGTTGCAGCGCGAAGTGCCCGTGGACTGGCTCCTGAACTACCGCGGCGGCTCGTTTGCCTTCGACGTGACGCCGGGGGCCGAAACCGAGCTGGCCGCCCGCGGCGTGAGCTACTCAGTCATCAGCGAGGCGCAGTACAGCGGCATCCTGGCCGAAATCGCCGACGCCAACGCCAACATGGACGTGATGAAGCTGGAGAAGGTGCCCAAAATTGCGGTGTACACGCCCAAAGGCAAGCAGCCCTGGGACGACGCCGTGACGCTGGTGCTGGAATACGCCGAGATTCCGTACGACAAGATTTACGACGACGAAATACTGGGCGGCGTGCTGCCCAAGTACGACTGGCTGCACCTGCACCACGAAGACTTCACGGGCCAGTACGGCAAGTTTTACGCCACCTACCGCAACTACCCCTGGTACCAGCAGCAGGTGCGCGACGCCGAGGCCGCCGCCAAGCGCAACAACTTCGGCAAGGTGAGCCAGATGAAGGCCACGGTGGCCGTGAAAATGCAGGAATTCATTGCTGGGGGCGGCTTTTTGTTCGCCATGTGCTCGGCCACGGATAGCTACGACATTGCCCTGGCCGGCCTGGGCGTGGACATGGTGGAGAGCATGTACGACGGCGACCCCGCCGACCCGCAGGCCCAGAGCAAGCTCAACTTCAACCGCTGCCTGGCCTTTCAAAACTTCCAGCTCGTGCGCGACCCCTACCGGTACGAGTATTCCAACATCGACATGGAGCCCTTCGAGCGGGGCCTGGGCGAGCAGAACGACTACTTCCAGCTCTTCACTTTTTCGGCCAAGTACGACCCCGTGCCCACCATGCTCACCCAAAACCACGAAAAGGTTATCAAGGGCTTTATGGGCCAAACCACGGCCTTCCGCAAGAGCCTGGTGAAGTCCGACGTGGTGGTGATGGGCGACACCAAGCAGGACGGCGAGGTGCGCTACCTGCACGGCACGCTGGGCAAGGGCACCTGGACCTTTTACGGCGGCCACGACCCCGAGGACTACCAGCACCTGGTGGGCGAGGAGCCCACCGACCTGGCCCTGCACCCCAACTCGCCCGGCTACCGCCTGATTCTCAACAACGTGCTGTTTCCGGCGGCCAAAAAGAAGAAGCAGAAAACCTAG